A genomic segment from Luteolibacter ambystomatis encodes:
- a CDS encoding beta strand repeat-containing protein — translation MKPKSFRASILAAPLIALSATTASAVNDGIWTDTSASGNWNDSTKWSGNLPAYGATFTAYFASNITADATVTQDVSPLLIGNLLFSDNGATGSKWTLAGQSVTLGDGGSPSLSTITTLTPTTISAQLIGANAITKAGASSLTLSGANTYSGGNNLQEGTLTVSNATALGSGPVSATGSPTLTYTTAFANNISIDGTNLNLSGNFNNLSGVISGTGNLTATGTVQLTGANTYSGRTIITGGFFCFKADSAFGAIPGVATSDSIALSGGGSPSTYISGAAFTLNANRGIVLSAGYTGDWDINSTLNVAGVISGPGRLSKTLNNAGTLVLSGANTYSGGTIVAKGIISLGTGGTGADTSVPTALGTGAVTINAGGTVRLWIQNTKSYTIANNWVLNGGTLLGEDGIYTLPGTISLGTNGGSISSKWDGKSTTAAGVISGTGPLSIVQSGGGGTGDVILTGANTYTGATSILGTRLSISSLNSVTGGTATSNLGAPMTVANGTLAMGSPTTTGTLVYTGTGETTDRVINLNGGAAITQSGTGLLKFSSSLTATGIGSRIVTLSGSTAGTGEIAGAIIDNGITGSTPLVATFAAGATTVTLGSVDGIVVGATITGTGITGGQTITAINTATKVVTLSAGANAASGPVGSSYVVPGVKNITHLSKAGSGTWTVSGTNTYTGTTTVNGGVLKFPKQASLYNNTPASWTTANLTVASGATAAFNIGGAGEFTVSDINTLQGLTNVVVGTPSATGFKSGSFIGLDTTNAPGGAITYGTVISDHVAGTSPTITTDTLGLRKLGPGTLTLSAINAYTAGTIIDAGTINLTTGGGSGAIRGNVTINAGATLKVSVADALGYNQNFRTGNLTLNSGTIDIQHTGNNSPTSVGITLAGGTITGMAGSKMDLRNNGAGDTSVTTNASATTSTISLTTLGMAGQTNTTFTIAAGTTASGIDLLVSANLVNTAGAGVAVTPSYNVVKAGAGHMRLAGANTYTGTTTINAGTLSGTGSATSALTVNAAGTLAPGSGIGTWAAKSATFVTGATFKAEINSTAVTADKLAAAGAVDLGGATLNLTDLGTGTLAGGTKLTLVDYTGGSLTGTFAGLAEGSTVTLGANNFTLSYVDSSKVTLSVAGSGYSSWAAANAGGQTANLDFDGDGIRNGVEYFMGLTGSSFTANPQPVNGVITWPKDPLATASYVVEVSENLVTWDPASNGSVTDSGTSVSYTLPTGSAKRFVRLKVTTP, via the coding sequence ATGAAGCCCAAGTCCTTCCGCGCCAGCATTCTGGCCGCCCCCCTCATCGCCCTCTCCGCGACCACCGCCAGCGCCGTCAATGACGGTATTTGGACGGATACCTCCGCCTCCGGAAACTGGAATGACTCCACCAAGTGGTCCGGCAACCTGCCGGCCTATGGCGCGACCTTCACCGCCTACTTCGCCAGCAACATCACGGCGGATGCCACTGTCACCCAGGACGTGTCGCCTCTTCTGATCGGCAACCTGCTCTTCAGCGACAATGGAGCGACCGGTTCGAAGTGGACGCTCGCGGGGCAGTCCGTGACCCTCGGCGACGGCGGTTCGCCCTCGCTGTCCACGATCACGACGCTGACACCCACCACCATCTCCGCGCAGCTCATCGGCGCGAATGCGATCACCAAGGCGGGCGCATCCTCGCTGACACTGAGCGGTGCGAATACCTACAGCGGTGGCAACAACCTCCAGGAAGGCACGCTCACCGTGAGCAATGCCACAGCGCTGGGCTCCGGCCCGGTGAGCGCCACCGGCTCGCCCACGCTCACCTACACCACCGCCTTCGCGAACAACATCTCGATCGACGGCACCAACCTCAACCTGAGCGGAAACTTCAACAATCTGTCCGGCGTCATCAGCGGCACCGGCAATCTCACTGCCACCGGTACGGTGCAGTTGACGGGCGCGAACACCTACAGCGGCAGGACGATCATCACCGGCGGCTTCTTCTGCTTCAAGGCGGACAGCGCCTTCGGTGCGATTCCGGGTGTGGCCACATCGGACAGCATTGCGCTGAGCGGCGGCGGTTCTCCTTCCACTTATATTTCCGGCGCGGCCTTCACCCTGAATGCGAACCGCGGCATCGTCCTGTCCGCGGGCTATACCGGTGACTGGGACATCAACAGCACGCTGAACGTCGCCGGAGTGATCTCCGGCCCTGGCAGGCTGAGCAAGACCCTCAACAACGCCGGCACGCTGGTGCTGTCCGGCGCGAACACCTACAGCGGCGGTACGATCGTCGCGAAGGGGATCATCTCGCTGGGCACCGGCGGCACCGGCGCGGACACCTCCGTTCCCACCGCCCTCGGCACCGGCGCGGTTACGATCAACGCCGGCGGCACGGTCCGCCTGTGGATCCAGAACACCAAGAGCTATACGATCGCGAACAACTGGGTGCTCAACGGCGGCACGCTTCTCGGCGAGGACGGCATCTACACGCTGCCCGGCACCATCTCCCTCGGGACCAATGGCGGCAGTATCTCCTCCAAGTGGGATGGCAAGTCCACCACCGCCGCCGGGGTGATCTCCGGCACCGGTCCGCTTTCCATCGTGCAGAGCGGGGGCGGCGGCACGGGTGATGTGATTCTCACCGGGGCGAACACCTACACGGGAGCGACCTCCATCCTTGGCACCCGGCTCAGCATTTCCTCCCTGAACTCGGTCACCGGCGGTACTGCGACCTCCAACCTCGGCGCTCCGATGACGGTGGCGAACGGCACCCTCGCCATGGGATCGCCCACCACCACCGGCACGCTTGTCTATACCGGCACCGGTGAAACCACCGACCGTGTGATCAACCTGAACGGTGGCGCTGCGATCACGCAGAGCGGCACCGGACTGTTGAAGTTCTCCTCCAGCCTCACTGCCACCGGCATTGGCAGCAGGATTGTCACTCTCTCCGGATCCACCGCAGGCACCGGTGAGATTGCCGGGGCGATCATCGACAATGGCATCACCGGCAGCACTCCGCTCGTCGCGACCTTCGCCGCCGGGGCCACGACGGTGACACTCGGCTCCGTGGATGGGATCGTGGTCGGCGCAACCATCACCGGCACCGGCATCACTGGCGGCCAGACGATCACCGCGATCAACACCGCCACCAAGGTGGTCACCCTCAGCGCGGGCGCGAATGCCGCCAGCGGTCCGGTGGGCTCCAGCTATGTGGTGCCCGGCGTGAAAAACATCACCCATCTGTCCAAGGCCGGGAGTGGCACGTGGACCGTTTCCGGAACGAACACCTACACCGGCACCACCACCGTCAATGGCGGCGTGCTCAAGTTCCCGAAGCAGGCTTCGCTCTACAACAACACGCCCGCTTCCTGGACCACCGCGAACCTCACCGTGGCCTCCGGTGCCACCGCCGCCTTCAACATCGGTGGCGCGGGTGAATTCACCGTCTCGGACATCAACACGCTGCAGGGGCTCACCAATGTCGTGGTCGGCACGCCATCCGCCACCGGCTTCAAGAGCGGCTCGTTCATCGGCTTGGACACCACGAATGCGCCGGGCGGTGCCATTACCTACGGCACGGTCATTTCGGACCACGTGGCAGGCACTTCTCCCACGATCACCACGGATACGCTCGGTCTGCGCAAGCTGGGACCGGGCACGCTGACCCTGAGCGCGATCAATGCCTACACCGCGGGCACCATCATCGACGCGGGCACGATCAATCTGACCACCGGCGGAGGCTCGGGTGCGATCCGCGGCAACGTGACCATCAATGCCGGAGCCACGTTGAAGGTGAGCGTTGCCGATGCCTTGGGCTACAACCAGAACTTCCGCACCGGCAATCTGACGCTCAACAGCGGCACCATCGATATCCAGCACACCGGCAACAACTCGCCGACTTCCGTGGGCATCACCCTGGCCGGTGGCACGATCACCGGCATGGCCGGATCGAAGATGGACCTGCGCAACAACGGTGCGGGTGATACCAGCGTCACCACCAACGCCTCCGCGACGACTTCGACCATCAGCCTGACCACGCTGGGCATGGCGGGTCAGACCAACACCACCTTCACGATCGCCGCCGGGACCACCGCTTCGGGCATCGACCTGCTCGTCAGTGCGAACCTCGTGAACACCGCCGGTGCCGGTGTGGCCGTGACTCCCTCCTACAATGTCGTGAAGGCTGGCGCGGGCCACATGCGTCTCGCCGGAGCGAATACCTACACCGGCACCACCACCATCAACGCGGGCACGCTCAGCGGCACCGGTTCCGCCACTTCCGCGCTCACGGTGAATGCCGCGGGCACGCTGGCACCGGGCTCCGGCATCGGCACTTGGGCGGCGAAGAGCGCGACCTTTGTGACCGGTGCCACTTTCAAGGCGGAGATCAACAGTACCGCCGTCACCGCGGACAAGCTGGCCGCGGCCGGTGCGGTGGACCTCGGCGGGGCCACGCTCAATTTGACGGATCTCGGCACCGGCACGCTGGCCGGTGGTACGAAGCTCACGCTGGTGGATTACACCGGCGGCAGTCTGACCGGCACCTTCGCCGGATTGGCGGAAGGATCTACCGTGACGCTTGGCGCGAACAACTTCACGTTGAGCTACGTCGATTCATCGAAGGTCACGCTTTCCGTCGCGGGCTCCGGCTACAGCTCGTGGGCTGCTGCCAATGCCGGTGGGCAGACTGCCAACCTCGACTTCGATGGCGATGGCATCCGCAACGGCGTGGAATACTTCATGGGCCTGACCGGCAGCAGCTTCACCGCGAATCCGCAGCCGGTGAACGGCGTGATCACCTGGCCGAAGGACCCACTCGCCACCGCCAGCTATGTGGTGGAGGTGTCCGAGAATCTCGTCACTTGGGATCCCGCTTCCAATGGCAGCGTGACGGACAGTGGCACCTCGGTGAGCTACACCCTTCCGACCGGCAGTGCGAAGCGTTTCGTCCGCCTCAAGGTCACCACGCCGTGA
- a CDS encoding substrate-binding domain-containing protein yields the protein MNPLERKTLSVRLADEIERSIRNGEWTGLLPGHRALMKTYSVSAKTCIAAIDQLETRKIISAGEQGKRRRILIKGNAATRKLETLLMIDDMTAPSGGHSIVLHAYRSAWEESGGRVINLRFDFPRYRHPERLLRETVERYRADAILLQVATQPWIQAAIALRPTYLDGGAKVYEEATSVSYSMGAETRRVATMLHAMGHRRIAAPQELLAKTFEQSIRRNLGEVLGLSPTSAQIAALCPIFPESVPAAWNGYWKKLFASVRPTAVILNKDLHVHSLLGFCSRHGIAIPRDLSIVCLESTDSLAWCDPSPTRMRFPAEIAIGVFRKWIRGGCRNLGWKTVELEYVEGATIAPPR from the coding sequence GTGAATCCGCTGGAGCGAAAGACCCTCTCCGTCCGTCTCGCGGACGAAATCGAACGCTCGATCCGCAACGGTGAATGGACCGGCCTGCTGCCCGGCCACCGAGCTCTGATGAAGACCTACTCGGTCAGCGCGAAGACCTGCATCGCCGCCATCGACCAGTTGGAAACCCGTAAAATCATCTCCGCCGGCGAACAAGGCAAACGCCGTAGAATCCTCATCAAAGGAAATGCCGCCACGCGGAAACTCGAAACCCTGCTCATGATCGATGACATGACCGCTCCCAGCGGCGGCCACTCGATCGTCCTTCACGCCTACCGCAGCGCGTGGGAGGAATCCGGAGGCCGCGTGATCAACCTGCGCTTCGACTTCCCCCGCTACCGCCACCCGGAGCGCTTGCTGCGGGAAACGGTCGAACGCTACCGCGCCGATGCCATCCTCCTGCAAGTGGCCACCCAGCCGTGGATCCAGGCCGCCATCGCCCTGCGGCCGACCTATCTGGACGGCGGCGCGAAAGTCTACGAGGAGGCGACCTCGGTGAGCTACAGCATGGGAGCGGAAACCCGCCGCGTGGCCACCATGCTCCATGCGATGGGGCACCGTCGCATTGCCGCGCCCCAGGAGCTCCTCGCCAAAACCTTCGAGCAGTCCATCCGCCGCAACCTCGGCGAGGTGCTCGGCCTGTCACCCACCTCCGCCCAGATCGCCGCGCTGTGTCCGATCTTCCCGGAGAGCGTACCCGCGGCGTGGAACGGCTATTGGAAAAAACTCTTCGCCTCCGTGCGCCCCACCGCCGTGATCCTGAACAAGGATCTTCACGTCCATTCCCTCCTCGGCTTCTGCTCCCGCCACGGCATCGCCATTCCGCGGGATCTCTCCATCGTCTGCCTGGAGAGCACGGATTCCCTGGCCTGGTGCGATCCCAGTCCCACGCGCATGCGCTTCCCGGCGGAGATCGCCATCGGCGTCTTCCGGAAGTGGATCCGCGGCGGCTGCCGCAACCTGGGATGGAAAACGGTGGAACTGGAATACGTGGAGGGTGCCACCATCGCGCCACCACGCTGA